From Waddliaceae bacterium, one genomic window encodes:
- a CDS encoding DUF2786 domain-containing protein has translation MMEDKQLLYSQAIISFLRKIKKQAREILRDEVGAKVGKSRFTISSYTYPLNIVVFENPRHLGYFDADIYEIGIHKILMLSHNKEQLSAILRHEIAHYLTFIRYGTSVEDHGKEFRKTCRKCGWEKDVYGASTKGTEIDMPSSLSTSALSLTRKIQKLLALGSSSNHHEAELATIKSQELMVKYNISKAEKLLDDDDDEMMVKRVLQHKRYSAKLEAMTTILRTFFVFPVINSGKSCVYLEVFGDPCNVITAEYVAAFLDKELENLWLSKKREKRMPKGLASKNSFFRGVAEGFCNKIKEQASKDTEKNSKALTVLTKDLERRVPMAYPRLRKRNSKHRHCSQGAALGNKVGKELQIRKACTEKSKDKKFLIG, from the coding sequence ATGATGGAAGATAAACAACTACTATATTCTCAGGCCATAATATCGTTTCTTAGAAAAATAAAGAAGCAGGCACGCGAAATCCTCCGCGACGAAGTCGGAGCGAAAGTCGGCAAGAGCCGCTTTACTATATCTTCTTATACATACCCGCTTAATATCGTCGTCTTCGAGAACCCTCGACACCTTGGATATTTCGATGCCGATATCTACGAGATAGGAATACACAAAATCCTTATGCTTTCTCATAACAAAGAACAGCTGTCAGCGATACTACGACACGAGATCGCTCATTACCTGACCTTTATACGATATGGTACCAGCGTCGAAGACCATGGCAAGGAATTCCGTAAAACCTGCAGGAAATGCGGCTGGGAAAAAGACGTCTATGGTGCCTCGACAAAAGGAACAGAAATTGATATGCCTTCGTCACTTTCGACTTCGGCGCTTTCACTGACACGAAAGATACAGAAACTCCTAGCACTAGGAAGCAGCAGCAACCATCACGAGGCAGAACTGGCGACAATAAAAAGTCAGGAGCTAATGGTGAAATACAACATCTCCAAAGCAGAAAAATTACTCGATGACGACGACGATGAGATGATGGTGAAAAGGGTATTACAACATAAAAGATATTCAGCGAAATTAGAAGCTATGACAACGATACTGCGTACGTTCTTTGTCTTTCCCGTGATAAACTCCGGGAAGTCGTGCGTATACCTTGAAGTCTTCGGTGATCCTTGTAATGTCATAACGGCAGAATATGTCGCAGCATTCTTAGATAAAGAGTTAGAGAATCTATGGCTTTCAAAGAAAAGAGAAAAGAGAATGCCTAAAGGTTTAGCCAGCAAAAACTCCTTTTTCCGTGGTGTGGCAGAAGGGTTCTGCAATAAAATAAAGGAACAGGCGAGCAAAGACACCGAAAAAAACTCAAAGGCGCTAACAGTCCTTACAAAAGACCTAGAGCGAAGGGTTCCTATGGCATACCCAAGGCTTAGAAAACGAAACAGCAA